The sequence AAAAATATAATAATAGCCCCTATTAAAGTCTGCAAAATTAAACTATCCAAGTTATTTCATCTCCCATTTTTGATTTACTATATACTATGATACCATACTTCTTCTGAACTTGGCCCCTTTAAAATATTATAATTAGCAAAATATCTTTTACATAATATCCCTTTAGAATTGAATAAGCACTCTTTGTTATAGAAAGACTAATAGAGATAAAATTCACCTATCAAGGAGGCTTTTAGTATGTCAGATAAGGATATTGAAAAATCTTTTGAACGCAGTGCTGAAAGGATGCGCGGAGACAACAAGACCTTTGCATCAGATTTGACTGACCAGGATTATAATGATCCTGAGCGCCATCAAGACCATGACATGAAAATTGAATACAGCAGAATCGAAAAATCCCCTTCCATGGAACAGGTTCATGCTTGGCAAAGGGAACATATCAAAAAAGACGATCAGTCTAAAGAAGGCTATCCTCTAAACACTATTATAGATCCAGCCATGCGTGAAATGTATCAGGTAGTACATAATGCAGGCATGACTAATGTTTTTGATCGTTTTAGTGAGCAGCAACCCACTCAATGCAAATTCTGTATAGAAGGATTATCTTGCCAGCTTTGTGCCAATGGTCCTTGTAGAATTAGTAAAAAAGCTCCTAGGGGTGTTTGTGGTGTTGACGCTCATACAATGGTGGCAAGAAACTTCATGTACCGCCATGTCACAATAGGAACATCTGCAAACATTTTCCACTGTCACCAAGCAGCAAGAACATTAAAGGCGGCTGGAGAAAGCCCAGACAGCGGTTTAAAGATACGCGATGCAGAGAAGCTTAAGAAATATGCGGATATGGCCGGCCTTGATGCAAATCAACCCATTGAAAAGCTAGCTATTGATTTTGCACAATGGGTAATGGATGATATCCATGCTCCTCATCATGTGGAGTCTAAGACCGTGGAAGCCTTCGCTCCAACTAAAAGAAAAGAGCTTTGGAGAAAGCTAGGCCTTTTCCCAGGGGGAGGATATAGCGAAGTAGCTTATTCTCAAACCCAATGTATGACAAACTTTAACTCTGATCCAATTGAGTTCTTACTTCGTTCCGTAAGACTTGGTATCGCCAATGAGTACCAAGGGTTATTCATGCTTAACATAATCCAAGAGATTTTAATGGGTACCCAAAAAATAGCTATGAAACAACAAAACATGGGCCTTTTAAAAGAAAACAAAATCAATATAATTACAAATGGGCATATGCCACTACTTGCCCATGTGGCAATAGACATTGCATCAACTGATGAGTGGCAACAAAAAGCCAAGGCTGCTGGCGCAGAAGGGATTCAAATTCTTGGTCATGTATGTGAAGGACAACAGCTTATTAACTATGAAGGTACACACAATCAGGCCGCTTATGGTGGTCAAGAAGGTGAGTGGTTATCCCAAGAGTATCTTCTAGCTACTGGTGTAGTTGATTTATTCATGTTTGACTATAACTGTACTGTTCCTACAATGCCACTTTTCGCTAAGAAGTTTGGTACTAAGCTTTTAAGTACACATCCAGTTATTAA comes from Alkalicella caledoniensis and encodes:
- the cooS gene encoding anaerobic carbon-monoxide dehydrogenase catalytic subunit → MSDKDIEKSFERSAERMRGDNKTFASDLTDQDYNDPERHQDHDMKIEYSRIEKSPSMEQVHAWQREHIKKDDQSKEGYPLNTIIDPAMREMYQVVHNAGMTNVFDRFSEQQPTQCKFCIEGLSCQLCANGPCRISKKAPRGVCGVDAHTMVARNFMYRHVTIGTSANIFHCHQAARTLKAAGESPDSGLKIRDAEKLKKYADMAGLDANQPIEKLAIDFAQWVMDDIHAPHHVESKTVEAFAPTKRKELWRKLGLFPGGGYSEVAYSQTQCMTNFNSDPIEFLLRSVRLGIANEYQGLFMLNIIQEILMGTQKIAMKQQNMGLLKENKINIITNGHMPLLAHVAIDIASTDEWQQKAKAAGAEGIQILGHVCEGQQLINYEGTHNQAAYGGQEGEWLSQEYLLATGVVDLFMFDYNCTVPTMPLFAKKFGTKLLSTHPVIKLQGTETLDFVPEKMKEQAIKALDMAIEAYKERKSQNKETYIPPHVSDCMVGFSTESVKAALGGSFDPLIEQIANGNIRGIATIVGCTTARYGQGGSNIFKITKGLIENNILVLSGGCTSSVMEYTGLTNPNAAEECGDGLKAVCQQLGIPPVLTYGACVDIGKMTHTAKELADALDVDTNMLPLVIGAPEYLEQKAVADACTAVALGWLVHVAPVPSITGSDVVVKTLTETTETLGLGKVVVEMDAEKTIQIYVDHIEKKRKELGLN